One Acidobacteriota bacterium DNA window includes the following coding sequences:
- the lpxI gene encoding UDP-2,3-diacylglucosamine diphosphatase LpxI (LpxI, functionally equivalent to LpxH, replaces it in LPS biosynthesis in a minority of bacteria.), with amino-acid sequence MTGSSLPDKIGLIAGNGDFPIVILQACRKHGIRSVVAAAKDEASEVLDQYADRIVWMGVGQMGRMIRYFKKEGVAHAIMAGQIRHVRIFGKDHPDLRMLFLLTRLKQRNSDAILLAVADEMAREGITLIDSTLLLQDLVPKVGVLTRRSPNEEERKDIAFGRRIAKEIARLDIGQTVVVRGQAVLSVEAMEGTDAAIERASGCCFGKKTVVVKVSKPKQDLRFDVPVMGPRTIEVLKKCNVSTMAIDAGKSIILHRERVLQAADEAGIAIVAFDPDDLG; translated from the coding sequence ATGACGGGGTCGTCGCTGCCGGACAAGATCGGGCTGATCGCCGGCAACGGCGACTTTCCCATCGTCATCCTGCAGGCCTGCCGGAAGCACGGGATCCGCTCCGTGGTGGCCGCCGCCAAGGACGAGGCCTCCGAGGTCCTGGACCAGTACGCCGACCGGATCGTCTGGATGGGCGTCGGCCAGATGGGCCGCATGATCCGCTACTTCAAGAAGGAGGGGGTCGCTCACGCCATCATGGCGGGGCAGATCCGCCACGTCCGCATCTTCGGCAAGGACCACCCCGACCTCCGGATGCTCTTCCTGCTCACCCGCCTCAAGCAGCGGAACTCCGACGCCATCCTCCTGGCCGTGGCCGACGAGATGGCCCGGGAGGGGATCACCCTCATCGACTCCACCCTCCTGCTGCAGGACCTGGTGCCGAAGGTGGGCGTCCTCACCCGCCGGTCGCCCAACGAGGAGGAGCGCAAGGACATCGCCTTCGGCCGGCGCATCGCCAAGGAGATCGCGCGCCTCGACATCGGGCAGACCGTGGTGGTGCGCGGCCAGGCCGTCCTGTCCGTGGAGGCCATGGAGGGAACCGACGCGGCCATCGAGCGGGCGTCGGGGTGCTGCTTCGGCAAGAAGACCGTGGTGGTCAAGGTGAGCAAGCCCAAGCAGGACCTGCGCTTCGACGTTCCCGTCATGGGGCCCCGGACCATCGAGGTCCTCAAGAAGTGCAACGTGTCCACCATGGCCATCGACGCGGGAAAGAGCATCATCCTCCACCGGGAGCGCGTCCTGCAGGCCGCCGACGAGGCGGGCATCGCCATCGTGGCCTTCGACCCCGACGACCTGGGCTGA
- the lpxA gene encoding acyl-ACP--UDP-N-acetylglucosamine O-acyltransferase — protein MTEVHPTTLVSGEVDIAEGVRVGPFTEIMGPVRIGEGTCIDGHCRIEGPVEIGKHNRIHAFCSLGTPPQDLKYGGEPTRLVIGDHNTIREFSTFNRGTVGGGGITTVGSRCLFMAYSHVAHDCHVEDFVIFANAGTLAGHVHVGHHATIGGFSAVHQFCRVGPYAFVGGFAALTRDVLPYMKTLGIRNGSRTYGPNLIGLRRQGFSEERLDALKKAYRVLFRQTDKVKNLSLALKELEETVPLTEDVRLLVDFIRSSKRGVIR, from the coding sequence ATGACCGAGGTACACCCCACCACCCTCGTCTCCGGCGAGGTGGACATCGCGGAGGGCGTCCGGGTCGGGCCCTTCACCGAGATCATGGGTCCCGTCCGCATCGGCGAGGGGACCTGCATCGACGGACACTGCCGCATCGAGGGCCCCGTCGAGATCGGGAAACACAACCGGATCCACGCCTTCTGCTCCCTCGGCACGCCGCCCCAGGACCTGAAGTACGGCGGTGAGCCAACTCGCCTGGTCATCGGCGACCACAACACCATCCGCGAGTTCTCCACCTTCAACCGCGGCACCGTCGGGGGCGGCGGCATCACCACGGTGGGGAGCCGCTGCCTGTTCATGGCCTACTCCCACGTGGCCCACGACTGCCACGTGGAGGACTTCGTCATCTTCGCCAACGCCGGGACCCTGGCCGGGCACGTCCACGTCGGCCACCACGCCACCATCGGCGGCTTCTCCGCCGTCCACCAGTTCTGCCGCGTGGGCCCCTACGCCTTCGTCGGCGGTTTCGCCGCCCTGACCCGCGACGTGCTCCCCTACATGAAGACCCTCGGGATCCGCAACGGGTCCCGGACCTACGGCCCCAACCTGATCGGGCTGCGGCGCCAGGGTTTCTCGGAGGAACGCCTGGACGCCCTGAAGAAGGCCTACCGGGTCCTTTTTCGCCAGACCGACAAGGTCAAGAACCTGAGCCTCGCCCTGAAGGAACTGGAGGAGACGGTGCCCCTCACCGAGGACGTCCGCCTCCTGGTGGACTTCATCCGGTCCTCGAAGCGCGGGGTGATCCGATGA
- the fabZ gene encoding 3-hydroxyacyl-ACP dehydratase FabZ, whose protein sequence is MENQNIPDVRGIMELLPHRYPMLLVDKVLEMEPGVRIKAIKNVSFNEPFFQGHFPGAPVMPGVLIIEAMAQAGGILAFASKGDEARRKLVYFMGIDGARFRRPVVPGDQLVMECKVLKLKTRFCQIEAKSWVDGELAAEAVLMSTIMEREG, encoded by the coding sequence ATGGAAAACCAGAACATACCCGACGTCCGGGGGATCATGGAGTTGCTGCCCCACCGTTACCCCATGCTCCTGGTGGACAAGGTCCTGGAAATGGAGCCGGGGGTCCGGATCAAGGCGATCAAGAACGTCTCCTTCAACGAGCCGTTCTTCCAGGGGCACTTCCCGGGCGCCCCCGTCATGCCCGGCGTCCTGATCATCGAAGCCATGGCCCAGGCGGGCGGCATCCTGGCTTTCGCCTCCAAGGGCGACGAAGCCCGGCGGAAACTCGTCTACTTCATGGGGATCGACGGGGCCCGTTTCCGCCGCCCGGTGGTCCCCGGGGACCAGTTGGTGATGGAGTGCAAGGTCCTCAAGCTCAAGACGCGGTTCTGCCAGATCGAGGCGAAGTCCTGGGTGGACGGCGAGCTGGCGGCCGAGGCCGTCCTGATGTCCACCATCATGGAGAGAGAGGGATGA
- a CDS encoding OmpH family outer membrane protein — MSHKRVLFMVCLGAALTLGVVAQQGKIGFVDSTKAILTCDEGKAEYEKINLWLKKQDEQIQDLQKRLGEKQNQFQTQQSMLSDEKKEELLKDMDRLDTEIKRRTEDVKKEYARKLDEFGAAITKKMTPLFSEFAKTNNYSLILYLNPQVIAYYNLEADITDELIKRFNQSYPYTAKPSEDSK, encoded by the coding sequence ATGAGTCACAAACGCGTTCTTTTCATGGTTTGCCTCGGCGCGGCGTTGACCCTGGGCGTGGTGGCCCAGCAGGGCAAGATCGGCTTCGTGGACTCCACCAAGGCCATCCTGACCTGTGACGAGGGCAAGGCCGAGTACGAGAAGATCAACCTCTGGCTCAAGAAGCAGGACGAGCAGATCCAGGACCTCCAGAAGCGGCTCGGCGAGAAGCAGAACCAGTTCCAGACCCAGCAGAGCATGCTGTCCGACGAGAAGAAGGAAGAACTCCTCAAGGACATGGATCGCCTCGACACCGAGATCAAGCGGCGGACCGAGGACGTGAAGAAGGAGTACGCCCGCAAGCTGGACGAGTTCGGGGCCGCCATCACCAAGAAGATGACGCCGCTCTTCAGCGAATTCGCGAAGACCAACAACTACTCGCTGATCCTCTACCTCAACCCCCAGGTCATCGCGTACTACAACCTGGAAGCCGACATCACCGACGAACTCATCAAGCGCTTCAACCAGTCGTACCCGTACACGGCCAAGCCCTCCGAAGACAGCAAGTAG
- the bamA gene encoding outer membrane protein assembly factor BamA, with product MNHKTIFRIFAAIAGLAFCSIPLPAAAQSIEKIEIRGNHRIPQDTILYYIMSREGDVYEDEKVRQDFQALYKTGLFKNVKVDVTDGQTGKVVTFIVEEKPIIRSIEYEGVKSFKKSDILDKFNEAKLGLTVDSPYEPTKTRKAERIIKNLLILNGRPLGTVTAVVEEIPPNSVKLVFQIQEGEKVRIGRILFEGNTVFKSKELRKSLKLNKERGIISIFKGTDKYHHDKLIYDLEENTKSLYQEHGYLNMKYGEPQVKIVEGPRGFIPLLRKTKKQFYITIPVDEGPQYKLGSMTFEGNTLFKSEQLTANIGLKPGATANYKAVKDGMQNIKKLYGIYGYIDFDITPNIKIDEAKQSVDIHFTVEQGRQYRVNQIEFFGNTRTRDKVLRREFQLVEQEVFSQQLLDLSIQRINQLGFFEKIEEKDYEIKRNPEEARVDIIVTVKEKGQQSIGLTGGLSGYQGSFIGLNYSTNNFLGYGDRIGFDAIFGTKMLNFSFSFTNPYFLDTNSLFGFSVYNTKTRFDVDDYTYYTTMDSTQLFVRKTRGFNVTFGRPLSLFWRYFITYEFQNISFPIDEINEEYRYLVEAQIFGINPGMTPEEALQGLLRSQITARLSYNSTDDFFFPTRGKEIDLSWSLSGSILGGDFNLINSRVEAKWFMRDKWLSKGRHVLGMHFMGEYIHPFGKTIAAPFFERYYLGGENDMRGFDLRSVSPYAMMSYLKKDAQGNPLIDFDTGLPLRYDSIQPIGGDLALLGQVEYRIPIAGPIHVALFGDVGLSTVIKKDKLGFSTDTNIYLIESTNNKWRASVGAEIQFMLPMINAPFRLIFAYNPVRISQWFYTKDFPLGIEYKEPKRNIQFTIGKSF from the coding sequence ATGAACCACAAGACCATCTTCCGGATATTCGCGGCGATCGCGGGGTTGGCGTTCTGCTCGATCCCGTTGCCGGCCGCGGCGCAGTCCATCGAAAAAATCGAGATCCGAGGCAACCACCGCATCCCGCAGGACACCATCCTCTACTACATCATGAGCCGCGAGGGGGACGTCTACGAGGACGAAAAGGTCCGGCAGGATTTCCAGGCCCTTTACAAGACGGGTCTCTTCAAGAACGTCAAAGTCGACGTCACCGACGGCCAGACCGGGAAGGTGGTGACCTTCATCGTGGAGGAAAAGCCCATCATCCGCTCCATCGAGTACGAGGGGGTGAAGTCCTTCAAGAAGTCCGACATCCTCGACAAGTTCAACGAGGCGAAGCTGGGGTTGACGGTGGACTCCCCCTACGAGCCGACCAAGACCCGGAAGGCCGAGCGGATCATCAAGAACCTGCTGATCCTCAACGGGCGGCCCCTGGGCACCGTCACCGCGGTGGTGGAGGAGATCCCCCCCAACTCCGTCAAGCTGGTGTTCCAGATCCAGGAAGGGGAGAAGGTCCGGATCGGGAGGATCCTTTTCGAGGGGAACACGGTCTTCAAGTCCAAGGAACTCCGCAAGTCCCTCAAGCTCAACAAGGAGCGGGGGATCATCAGCATCTTCAAGGGCACGGACAAGTACCACCACGACAAGCTGATCTACGACCTCGAGGAGAACACGAAGTCGCTTTACCAGGAGCACGGCTACCTCAACATGAAGTACGGCGAGCCCCAGGTGAAGATCGTCGAGGGCCCGCGGGGCTTCATCCCCCTTCTGCGGAAGACCAAGAAACAGTTCTACATCACCATCCCCGTCGACGAGGGCCCGCAGTACAAGCTGGGCAGCATGACCTTCGAGGGGAACACCCTGTTCAAGAGCGAGCAGCTGACCGCCAACATCGGTCTCAAGCCGGGCGCCACGGCCAACTACAAGGCCGTGAAGGACGGCATGCAGAACATCAAGAAGCTCTACGGGATCTACGGGTACATCGACTTCGACATCACCCCCAACATCAAGATCGACGAGGCGAAGCAGTCGGTGGACATCCACTTCACCGTGGAGCAGGGCCGCCAGTACCGCGTCAACCAGATCGAGTTCTTCGGGAACACCCGGACCCGCGACAAGGTCCTCCGGCGCGAGTTCCAGCTGGTGGAGCAGGAAGTCTTCTCCCAGCAGCTGCTCGACCTGAGCATCCAGCGGATCAACCAGCTGGGCTTCTTCGAGAAGATCGAGGAGAAGGACTACGAGATCAAGCGCAACCCCGAGGAGGCCAGGGTCGACATCATCGTGACCGTCAAGGAGAAGGGGCAGCAGTCCATCGGCCTGACAGGCGGCCTCAGCGGCTACCAGGGGAGTTTCATCGGGCTGAACTACAGCACCAACAACTTCCTCGGGTACGGTGACCGCATCGGGTTCGACGCCATCTTCGGCACCAAGATGCTGAACTTCTCCTTCTCCTTCACCAACCCCTATTTCCTGGACACGAACAGCCTCTTCGGGTTCTCGGTGTACAACACCAAGACGCGCTTCGACGTGGACGACTACACCTACTACACCACCATGGACTCGACCCAGCTCTTCGTCCGGAAGACCCGGGGGTTCAACGTCACCTTCGGCCGGCCGCTGTCGCTGTTCTGGCGGTACTTCATCACCTACGAGTTCCAGAACATCTCCTTCCCCATCGACGAGATCAACGAGGAGTACCGCTACCTGGTCGAGGCCCAGATCTTCGGCATCAACCCGGGCATGACCCCGGAGGAAGCCCTCCAGGGCCTGCTCCGGTCCCAGATCACGGCACGCCTCAGCTACAACTCCACCGACGACTTCTTCTTCCCCACCCGGGGGAAGGAGATCGACCTGTCCTGGTCCCTGAGCGGGAGCATTTTAGGCGGCGACTTCAACCTGATCAACTCGCGCGTCGAGGCGAAATGGTTCATGCGCGACAAGTGGCTCTCCAAGGGAAGGCACGTGTTGGGGATGCACTTCATGGGCGAGTACATCCACCCCTTCGGGAAGACCATCGCGGCGCCCTTCTTCGAGCGGTACTACCTCGGCGGGGAAAACGACATGCGCGGGTTCGACCTGCGCTCCGTCTCCCCGTACGCCATGATGTCCTACCTGAAGAAGGACGCCCAGGGCAACCCCCTCATCGACTTCGACACCGGGCTCCCGCTCCGGTACGACTCCATCCAGCCCATCGGGGGCGACCTCGCGCTGCTGGGCCAGGTGGAGTACCGCATCCCGATCGCCGGCCCCATCCACGTGGCCCTGTTCGGGGACGTCGGGCTCTCGACCGTCATCAAGAAGGACAAGCTCGGGTTCTCGACGGACACCAACATCTACCTGATCGAGTCCACCAACAACAAGTGGCGCGCTTCGGTGGGGGCGGAGATCCAGTTCATGCTCCCCATGATCAACGCGCCGTTCCGCCTGATCTTCGCCTACAACCCGGTGCGGATTTCCCAGTGGTTCTACACCAAGGACTTCCCGCTGGGGATCGAGTACAAGGAACCCAAGCGGAACATCCAGTTCACGATCGGAAAGAGCTTCTGA
- a CDS encoding homoserine dehydrogenase — MDVKIALIGGGYVGQGFLSVLRKKRELIRSRYGISFELVSICDRLSGSILSPTGLRIHEVLPLLEDGQGLLEYSPADQTCIKGLDVLAGIELSQADVIVECTYSDLTTGEPATTYIRKALSGHKHVVTCNKGPVALHFNALRELARSSGVQFRFEGAVMSGTPVISMLSTNFRVDTVLEVRGILNVTTNYILQSMERGKHLEDVLKETREKGMAEMNPDLDIDGYDSMAKLLILMNVMTGGEMQPGNIRREGIRNVTLRDIESALEKDLRYRMVAHAWRDEDGSWKGHVGPFKLSLKDPLYAVKSTRNALHIRTEDRGEIYLEGPGTGKLETGATLLCDLTSIFIP, encoded by the coding sequence ATGGACGTGAAAATTGCGTTGATCGGCGGCGGGTACGTGGGGCAGGGTTTCCTCTCCGTGCTCCGGAAGAAGCGGGAACTGATCCGGAGCCGGTACGGGATCTCCTTCGAACTCGTGTCCATCTGCGACCGGCTGAGCGGTTCCATCCTGTCCCCGACCGGTCTCCGGATCCACGAGGTGCTCCCGCTCCTGGAAGACGGCCAGGGGCTGCTGGAGTACAGCCCGGCCGACCAAACCTGCATCAAGGGCCTGGACGTGCTGGCGGGGATCGAGCTCAGCCAGGCCGACGTCATCGTGGAGTGCACCTACTCCGATCTCACCACCGGGGAGCCCGCCACCACCTACATCCGGAAGGCGCTCTCGGGCCACAAGCACGTGGTCACCTGCAACAAGGGCCCCGTGGCGCTTCACTTCAACGCCCTCCGGGAACTGGCGCGGTCCAGCGGGGTCCAGTTCCGTTTCGAGGGGGCGGTGATGAGCGGGACCCCCGTCATCAGCATGCTCTCCACCAATTTCCGGGTGGACACGGTCCTGGAGGTCCGGGGGATCCTCAACGTCACGACGAATTACATCCTCCAGAGCATGGAGCGCGGCAAGCACCTCGAGGACGTCCTGAAGGAGACCCGGGAGAAGGGCATGGCCGAGATGAACCCGGACCTGGACATCGACGGGTACGACTCCATGGCCAAGCTTCTCATCCTCATGAACGTCATGACGGGGGGCGAGATGCAGCCCGGCAACATCCGGCGCGAGGGGATCCGCAACGTCACGCTTCGGGACATCGAGTCGGCCCTGGAGAAAGACCTGCGCTACCGGATGGTCGCCCACGCCTGGCGGGACGAGGACGGTTCCTGGAAGGGGCACGTGGGGCCCTTCAAACTGAGCCTGAAGGACCCTCTCTACGCCGTGAAGAGCACCCGCAACGCCCTGCACATCCGGACCGAGGACCGGGGCGAGATCTACCTCGAGGGCCCCGGGACCGGCAAGCTCGAGACCGGCGCCACCCTGCTGTGCGACCTCACCTCCATCTTCATCCCCTGA
- the mqnE gene encoding aminofutalosine synthase MqnE: MSAVAWGAGELSDIAEKVEQGRRLSFEDGVRLFRSKDLLTLGHLANRVRERLNGNHAYFIVNRHVNPTNVCVNACRFCAYQRPAGHPEAFTLSIEEVLDRVDAVMHPGITELHVVGGLNPALPYAYYLDLVRSLSERYPGVHLQAFTMVEIDHIAAVGGRTVEEALEDLKAAGLGSLPGGGAEVFAPNVRELLCEKKIPAERWLGIARAAHRIGLRSNATMLYGHVETPEERVDHLIRLRELQDETGGFLAFIPLAFHPENTEVEGASTTGCDDLRTLAVARLMLDNFPHVKSFWIMVGPTMSQVSLHFGADDVDGTVEEERITHSAGAKTPQGLTRSQIVRLIRDAGRVPLERDTLYNVVSRP, encoded by the coding sequence ATGAGCGCGGTGGCATGGGGCGCAGGCGAGTTGTCCGACATCGCCGAAAAAGTGGAGCAGGGGAGACGCTTGTCCTTCGAGGACGGTGTGCGCCTGTTCCGGTCGAAGGACCTCCTGACCCTCGGGCACCTGGCCAACCGGGTCCGGGAGCGGCTGAACGGCAACCATGCCTACTTCATCGTGAACCGGCACGTCAACCCCACCAACGTCTGCGTCAACGCGTGCCGGTTTTGCGCCTACCAGCGGCCCGCGGGGCACCCCGAGGCCTTCACCCTCTCCATCGAAGAGGTCCTCGACCGCGTCGACGCCGTGATGCACCCCGGCATCACGGAACTGCACGTGGTGGGCGGCCTCAACCCCGCGCTTCCCTACGCCTACTACCTCGACCTGGTCCGGAGCCTCTCGGAGCGCTACCCGGGCGTGCACCTCCAGGCGTTCACCATGGTGGAGATCGACCACATTGCGGCGGTCGGGGGGCGGACCGTGGAGGAGGCCCTGGAGGACCTCAAGGCGGCGGGCCTGGGCTCCCTGCCGGGCGGGGGGGCGGAGGTCTTCGCCCCGAACGTCCGCGAACTCCTGTGCGAGAAGAAGATCCCGGCGGAACGCTGGCTGGGCATCGCCCGGGCCGCGCACCGGATCGGCCTCCGGAGCAACGCCACCATGCTCTACGGGCACGTGGAGACCCCCGAGGAACGCGTGGATCACCTGATCCGCCTGCGGGAACTCCAGGACGAGACGGGGGGGTTTTTGGCCTTCATCCCCCTGGCCTTCCACCCGGAGAACACGGAGGTCGAGGGGGCGTCCACGACGGGGTGCGACGACCTCCGCACCCTGGCCGTCGCCCGGCTCATGCTCGACAACTTCCCGCACGTCAAGTCGTTCTGGATCATGGTGGGTCCAACCATGTCGCAGGTTTCGCTCCACTTCGGCGCCGACGACGTGGACGGGACGGTGGAGGAGGAACGGATCACCCACAGCGCCGGGGCGAAAACACCCCAGGGGCTGACCCGCTCCCAGATCGTCCGGTTGATCCGGGACGCCGGCCGGGTCCCCCTGGAGCGGGACACCCTCTACAACGTGGTTTCCCGCCCCTGA